The Arvicanthis niloticus isolate mArvNil1 chromosome 9, mArvNil1.pat.X, whole genome shotgun sequence genomic interval AAAtcacatggtggtgcacatacagccagacaaaacacccatacacaagtAATCTTTAAAATGCTTTCTAATGAAGTTAAAATGGGTTTACTAAGGGCTTGGTCGCTTGGCATTAGCGGCCTGGGGTTCGGTTCTGCACAATGTCGTCTCTGGTCAGGCTGCGAGCTATTTCTAGGGACTAAGTTAATTGCTCTACTCCGGGAGACACAAGACCAAGAACGCATGCGCGAAGATGAAACCACAGAGTCAGTCCTCTCGGGATAGAGAGACCGGAAGTTCTCCCGGAGCTACACGCCGTGTAGTGGAAGCCGGGCCGAGGCAGGAAAGGGGTTCGCTGGGTGCTTGGCTGGGTGAGTGAGCCAGAGGGTAGACGTTAGGAGCCTTGGTTCTGCACGATGGCGTCTCGGGCAGGCCCGCGAGCGGCCGGCACGGACGGCAGCGACTTTCAGCACCGGGAGCGCGTCGCTGTGCACTACCAGATGAGGTACGAGGTGAGCCAGGCGTACCGAGGCCTTTCCTGGCGGAGCCTGTAGGTCCTGGGAAGCGACGCCGGTGGTCCTCACGCTGTCGCtccacccccgcccccagttGCCGTGCACCCGCCAGGTCCCTTGCTCCAGCGAACTCTGTTCTGTTTCCAGGCCGGGGAAGCCCCGTGGCCCGCTTTGGGCCACTTTGTGCTTTGAGGGGGATCCAGCCTGCCCAGGCACATGGTTCGGTGTTGGCCCCTCTGGGTGACGTTAGGAACgtcacttttctttttcaagtcGAGGTCCCACAGTAGagttcaggctggcttcgaactcacagccttccccttagcctcctgagtgctgctgggTTTTCAGGAATGCACTTGGCCCGAAAACtacttaacatttttaaagaagatttttatttttaatttcgtGCGCGCGCGCTTgcgtctgtctctgtctctgtctctgtctctctctctctctctctctctctctctctctctctctctctctctctccacatgagAGCAACTGCTCACAGAATCCAGTAGAGGGtgttggagctggagttacacataGAATTTTGAGTCCACCAGAtgttggtgctgagaaccaaacccagaaGGATGACAAGCCATCTTTCTAACCCAGCTCCGAAGTGAGTTTGTAAGCTAGAGTCTTGGTATGTGGTCCAAACCCGCCTTCACAGCAGCAAGTCCTCTTTAATCACCgagccttctcttcagccccCCACTCAGGTCACTGGAGTCTCAGTTTTCACATCTTCAGAGGGAGAAAATCTCATATCTTTTAGGTTTTGGTGAGGAATTAGCAAGTCATTTGTGTAAACGCACACCATGGAGATTACCACACGGTAGCTGCTAAACATTGGACTGTCTGAATGTGGATGGTAAGAGGTGGCCTTGGCCAACCTGAGGTTTAGGAATATGTCCATATAAGGAGGTTTTTCTACGTtcctttatatgtttgataaatCCTTATTGGCTATCTATCCATCCTGAGGCAAAAACAGACCTGATATTGGTTTCATGTTATACTttcaataaagtttttttttttaaaaagaaaaaaagcactagAAGAACCAGGAATGTTAGTCACACACATTGTCTCTTCAGAGGGAGAGATGTATAATCTGTTTCCTGGTAACTTTTGCACTGTGTGGAGCAGACCATACCAGATTCTCCCCTAGACCCTTATCGGGAGTTTGTCGATCTATAgactccttctttctttccctcaccttcctccctccctccttccttcttttctttattggtttttcaagatggggtttctctttgtagcccctGGCTTTTTTGGAACTcagtctatagaccaggctggcatcaaactcagagacatacctgcctccgcctcctaagtgataggattaaagtcatgtgacaccactgcctgTAGACCTCGTCTTTATGGAAGATGTCACATGAAGTTTATAGAGAGTTTCATGTAGTCATGTCTTATTTTGCACATGGGATTGAATTAACTGTCTGTTGAAGGCCAGCTCTGACAGTTGTGTTCAGTGATCCAAGGTGGGGACGTGGGGTTGGCAGTGATGCAGTGCAggcccacacactcacacacttggTGGATGAAGCAATCTCCAACAACTTTACATATAtacgtgcacatacatacatttggtaGATGAAGCAAAGCTCCAACAACTCTCACTCACAGCTATATATCCTTATATATCCCAGCAGATCTCTCAAGCAGCACAAGAGTCACAATATGGttccattctgtttttctttaagtgaACGATTACAAtgagtatacatttttttttttttaaaaagttccccAATACTCTCACATGATCAAATCTTTTACATATTATGggtgaaaaaaaacccaaattattTCCAATAATCCATGTGTATTAGTAACTAAGCAatttgttatagattaacaaaagTGCAAGCCAGCAATTTTCTCAGCCAGCTTCTCTTACTGGCAGGTGGCAGTTTGTGTTTACAAAGAAaggatcaattattttattatttatattaaaaaataatcttataaaaatcttaaaagaatcataaATCTAAAATCTATATAGGAAACAAtcagtcatttctactttaaatcctcagaGTGTATATCTATTCATTaacaaattttttattaaataatatcaggaagctgagggcaaaaatgagtataaaaaattaatcatcttGATCACCAACCCAGCTTCAGCAGTAGaggcaggacagccagagctggccAGGCTGTCATTGTTCTAGTTTCCTGACCTTAAAAAACAACCCTCGCTCAAGATTTAAAAGTGTAACTTTCTAAGTTATTCCCAGAGATTTTCTACATCACAGCCACTAACCTAACTGTCCTAACAATCTGTATCTCCACAttctttctaagggtggtggACGTTACTCGCGTCTCCATCTCCTTTCTGAGGGTGGTGGATGGATCATTAATTTGCTCCAGTAGCAAATTAAAATGCCTGCTTGGAAAAGATCAGTCACTGTTTGTAAGAGCCAAGGACACTCACTGCCCAGTGGGGGGCTGGAACCTCCTTTGAGTTTCTAAACAATTTATACATTAGGGTGACATGGTGACTCTGAGGACAAGCAGAGAGATGCTCCATAACAGCATGAGGTCCTCAGGACACACAGTCCCAGGGCTCTTCCTCTCTGAGGCACACATCGTGGGTGTGCTCACCAGTGGGCCATATTCTGTTAGTTCTAAAGCCGTTTGCTGTTCATCTTTGCACAGGCCTCATAGTTATCACCAGGAACATTTTCACCAAATCATGCTGTGCCTAAATATGCCTAAAAGCCTGCTTAGGGTCAGACTCCTGAAGTTTGAGATACCACCAGATACTGAGTTGTTAGCTCATGAAGATTATTAACTGTACTGGGGGTGGGGATTGAAGAGATAACTCCCTCCCCTGCAATGGCTCAACTATAGGAGTAATTGCTGTTCTGTCAGAGGGCctaaattcagttcctagcactcagaTCAGAAGGCTCACaatcacaaacatctgtaactccgaTTCCAGGGTTTCTGATGGCTCCTACTGACCTCCAACAGCATAGGCATGGatgtggtgcacacatacacgtaagataaaatttttaaaagaaaaagccagaCTGGATCCTACCTTGAAGGAGCTTGAATGCCAgagtgattttttatttttttatctttttgtcttGCTTCCCACATTTCCtaagatgaatttattttttccttaaatcCATTGAATTTTTCAGCTGGTTCTTCACCTCTCTGTACAGAAGGATGACAAGCTCTTTGGACCCTTCTCTCTCAACTTTAGGCCCCTTTCTACTTGGGACTTCGTAAGCCAAGGTCTCGTTTTCGTGCGTACCTAGAGGAGAAACCTTGCCCTTGAGACTGAAAAGGGTCCGATTGAGGCCTGAGGGAATTAAGACTAAGAGAGACATGCTTCCTTCACATGACAACTGTAGCTGGAGAAATATGGGGAGCCTTTGTTTCTGTGATGCAGAGCTATCATTTTACCCACAGCTCAGAATTCTTGTCATGGCTTGGTGAGATAGTGTCTTGTTTTGTGGTCCAGTCCAGCCTCGGCCTCCCAATTTGGACTCTCCAGCCTCGGCCTCCCAGGCGCTGCTCTTCAGTCTTGAAGAGTACTCAAATAGTGTTTGCCGTTACCGCCTCTCCCGTGTGTCTTGCCACTTGATTTCTTGATACACAAGTACATAAACCCTTATGCCTTTATGCCTGCATCTTTTTGCCTCTGCATAGAATGCTCACCTCCACTCATCTCGAACGTAGGCTGAAATAGCTTTCTCGTCTACACAGATAGCCTTCTCTGGTATTCCATCTTATGCTACATTGATTACTCCCTAGGATATCCTGGGCATATGTGTATTTACTTGAGCTTTACACTTCATTTTCTAATTACTTTCTTCTCCATCCCTTGTACCCCACCTGTCAGAGGCTGTGTCAGTCACATTGTATCCGTGTGTCCTATACTCATGCCTGGAATACAGTTGGTGGTCAGAGCACTTTGAATGAAAATTGCTTCTCCCTTTGCTCTGCCTTACAGTGTGACACTCAAGTATGAAATCAAGAAGCTGATCTACGTGCATCTTGTCATATGGCTGCTGTTGGTTGCCAAGATGAGCGTGGGGCACCTGAGGCTCTTGTCACATGATCAGGTGGCCATGCCCTATCAATGGGAATATCCATATTTGTTGAGCATTGTGCCCTCTGTCTTGggccttctctccttccctcgaAACAACATTAGTTACCTGGTGCTCTCCATGATCAGCATGGGGCTCTTCTCCATTGCTCCCCTCATTTATGGCAGCATGGAGATGTTCCCCGCGGCACAGCAGCTCTACCGCCATGGCAAGGCCTATCGATTCCTGTTTGgtttctctgctgtctctgtcaTGTACCTGGTGTTGATACTGGCAGTCCAAGTTCATGCCTGGCAACTGTACTACAGCAAGAAACTCTTAGACTCTTGGTTCACCAGCACACAGGAGAAGAAACGGAAATGAAGCCTGTTTGATGGACACTGAGCAGCATGAAGGGGCTGTTCAGAGTCTCCATTGACTATGGCATTTGTGATGTTGGCACCTAGTGCACACTAGGCTCAAAGTTTGGCCTAGAGTTCTCTGTTACCATCTGCTGAGGTGGCAAAGCTGtagtatttaatttattcttgaCTAGCTACAGCTTCGTGACCAATGGCTGTGACACACTTTACCTGGTTGAACTTGAGGCCCTCTAGAGTTTGGGTTTTCCAGACTGAGCCTtatccttgccttctcttggttGTACTCCCCACTTCCATCTGTCACCTCTTCACCACCAATACTAGAAAAGATCGGGAATAAATCAGTATGTGAAAGTCTACTTCAATCTTTGGGTCACAGGGCAGGCAACATTTGGGAAGTTGCTCCCCTATGGGCTGTTCTGTTTACTGCAAACCATTTTAAATCAAAAGAACCTCAATAAAGTTAATACTGTCCTGTGCCTTGTGTTGGAGAtttgattgattttcagagttgtATGGGACTGcctgtggagaagagagaaggtaagGATCTAAGTCAGCCCTCTAGCTTTTAGGTAAGAACTACCCTGGGTGAGGAGCACTGGAGGtatggttcaggggttaagagcactggctgctcttacagaggacccaggtttggtcctCAACACCCagatggtggctcaaaaccatttgTAACTACTATCTTTGatgccctcttcctgcctctggagATACTTGATGGACATGAACTATTAAGACAAACTTGCAGACAGAatgctcatacacagaaaataaggcaatttagctctggctggcctggaaccctcTAAGTAGAACAGATTGAGCATAAGCTCACAGACTCCTGCCTTTGCCTGCCTATTACAGGGATTGAAAGTTTAGTCCTTTATGTGTCTAAAACTGTATAGTAGTATccaaaatgatttttaagaatCTGCTTGTAGGGGCTATATTAGTTCCTACTAGCTGACAGATAACATGAGGCAAAGGGACTTGGGTTCTTTCTCTGTTAGCTTTCTGTTCATGGTTCATTGGCGTACTTGTTAGGGGCATGTGCACAAGAAGCTGCTTaccctgtggaagccagaaaacaaaagagatgtgATCCCAATATCGCCACTAGGGGCATAACACCAGCGATAGAGCTTCCACTCAGCCCCGCCTCCAAAAATGCCACAGGCTGGCCACCAATATATGGGCTTTTGGGAAAAGGagtttccagtcttgggggaatGTGCAGTGAACATAACAACCTAATTGTGTGAGAGATCTACAACTGAGATAAAAGTTAACAGCCACACCTAGAATTATAACAGTAAATAGTTAAGGCAGGAAAGCTGTATGTCCCTCTGCACTTAGATTTTGTTATGCCCAGATGATACATCTGTAACTGCAGAgatctggcctccacagatgtAATTCCTTTGTTCTGGAAATGTGTTAGGTGTATGGTCTACAGAGCCTTCTCCAGATGTATAttttgtgtgggggggggggggggagggaggcggGGTGGATGTTCAAGAtggtttctttgtagccctggctgtcctggaactcagagatctgcttgcctctgtctctcaagtgttatgactataggcatgtgccaccatgcttggatcCTACTGATCATTTCAAAGATAACTTCTGCCTCAAGCCTGCTGCTGGTCCTAAGTCCAGTATTAACAGGCACACAGCTCTGGATCATTCTCCACCCCTCAAGCTTTAAGTCCTTCCCATTTTTTCCTAAGGTTTCCGGAGGGGAGGCTtctcagtggtacagtgcttgtctagcatgcacttgggccctaagtttgattcccaagcaccaagaaacaaaaacaaacctctaCTCTTTAATTCCTTTATTCATCTTTAAGATACCATTTAGATGGAAATTCTGGACTCTCCCATTCCTCAGTTCCAACAACAGCTTCATTTGTCTGGCTGTTTTCACTCTACTCCTTTATTATGTTGTAAGGAGACAAGGACTGGCATGGCCCAGAATGGCCTTAAACTatacagctgaggatgactttgaacctctgatcctttccttcctaagagctgggattacaggcatgtccaccacacctggcttgtatTACTAGTTTGTATGTCTCCCATCCCCTTGCTCAGTACTCGGCACGTTAGTGTTCACACTGAGCTTAGTGAACAAATTCACTCGTCCTTTTATGGACCAAAGTCTGTGTGTCACAGAGAACACAGCTGGACTGAAGTAGGAAGCAGCACATGGAAGGCCATGGATGAGGGAGTTTGCCATGAACTCAGCCCAGGCATACACTGCTAGTTTTTAAACAACTGAGATGCTAAAACTGGGGTGCAAATTATTAGTCAAAGAGCTAAAAACTATTTTTGGTCATTAAAATGGTGTTTTATAGACAGTCCTTGAGTACCTTGAAAACTCATGATGAAACCTGTCAACAATTTAAAAGTAGGAGTCATGGAAACATCAGTTTATGTTAGTTTTGTGCCTAAAGTTATACTTTTCTAGCCTTTTTCTAGCAATCTTTTCCTGTCCCATGGTTGTGATGTTCACAAATGAGGCCTCCTCTTGATGTAGGAAAAAGAATGCTGTTTGGGTTAGAAAATTCAtctggagctgggcagtggtggggcacgcctttaatcccagcacttgggaggcagaggcaggcagatttctgagttcgaggccagcctggtctacagagtgagttccaggacagccagggctacacagagaaaccctgtcttgaaaaaccaaaaaaagaaaaaaaaaaaaaaaagaaaaagaaaatttatctgggcatgatgacacatgtctgtaaccccaacctttgaaaggctgaggcaggaggaatacTGTAAGTTTGGAATtgaaacctatctcaaaaactgGTTGGTTAAAGTATGAATTAAAATATCAGCCCCTGGGCTACAACCGGCCACCTGTCGCACAGGTTGCTCTAAAGCTCCATAGGCAAAGTATGAAGGCATTCTAAaaagttttcaaatttttaaaatttatttttctatgcatAGGTGTTTTGCCAACATGTATGTTTTTGTACCACTTGGGTACCTGGTACCtgaaaaagccagaagagggcattgaattcccCAAGGTTGGAGTTagagaaccaccatgtgggtgctggaactgaacccATATCTTCTAGaaggaagccagtgctcttagccactgcaGCATCCCTCCAGACCCTGTGAAGGCATTTTATGGACTCAGTAACACCATATGGCTGTCACAAGTGGTGGATGCCTGATCTTTACAAGCGAGACAGGAgagtgaaggagttagagagactCTTGAGAGATGGTCTAGACCCAAGGAAGGCTTGTGTGCCTCCAGGGATGATTATTAGGCTAAGATTCTAACTAGAGATTTTACAGTCTttgtcgggtttttttttttttttttttcttcaagacagggtttctctgtgtagccctggctgtcctggaactcactctgtagaccaggctggcctcgaactcagaaatctgcctgcctctgcctcccaagtgctggaattaaaggcgtgctctTTGTcggttttattatattttattgccaTACTAGAAATCAAGTAGGGCCTCATACTCatgaggcaagtgctctatcagcTGAGCCACAGCCTTACAGTCTACCCTCCCCTCCGTGTGACACACTGTAGCTCAGATTCTCCTTAAACTCAGCAGTCCTCCAGCTTCTGTAGTGTTGGGATTGTGGGTGTTTCCACTCCCAGCTGAGCCTGTTTTTGATGAGATGCGTGGGCATTGTGGACTTTCCCATGGCTGTGAGCTGAAAGAAGTGTGAATGAACTACCCAGGACGTAGAGGTTTACACATCAAGATGCCTTTCcttgatgaacagtgctgtgctTTCCTCTCAAATTGGGAGTGTCTACCTGTTTTAGGAGtgatttccctttccttctttctttctcttccctctttttccctccttccttctggtggtctttttgttgttgttgttttttgtttttgtttttgttttgagacagggtttctctgtgtagccctggctgtcctggaactcactgtgtagaccaggatggcctcgaactcagaaatctgcctgcctctgcctcccaagtgctgggattaaaggcgtgcgtcaccactgcccggcctgatgGTCTTTTTAtagaatcctcctgcttctgtctctgaaatGCTGTTGTAGGTATTTATCACCATGTCCAGCTAAGAATGATTTCTCAGAATGCTGGAAGTTGATTCCTTCTAAAAGAACATAAGGGATACTTCACATTCTTGGTTCACATTATCCTAGCTGGTCCCTGACAGCGGGCACAGAGTCAGCAGACCTTAGGAAATGGCCAGTACCTGAAGATCCTGTAGCTGCTACCCGTCCCATCCAAGTCCATGCATAGGAAAGACTGACAAGAAAAATGGCTGCCAGATCCCCCTCCTCCCCAATAGTATACTCTCACCAAGCATGCATGCTTCAGGGCTTGCCAAAACTTCCCGAGCCCCTGGCTTGGTACCCAAATAAAGGTCATTAGAGCATAAAGTCTTGGCCAGCTGCTTCAGATACCTAAGAGCACAGGATTTTATGCTAACATCCCTGCTGCCTTCACCACTGTTGCCTCCTGTTCCAGCTACCTAAGTTCTAACTCTCCCTGCTGACAGTTGCCAATCTGTCCTAGAATTATGTCCACCCAATCACTCACTGTGATAAgatccttttccttttctttgttctttcctggTCTGGCTGCTTGGCCCCCTCTCTTCTACCCCTCCCTTCCCATGGTCTTGTGaaaacccaggctggtctccaacttactgtgtagccaggGACAACTCGAGCtcttgaccctcctgcctccgtCTCCCGAATCCTGGGATTCCAAGCTTATGCCACCACACTCCGATTTCTGATTCCTTTCCTTACTGCCAACTGTATCACGTTGCTAAATCTGGAACTTTGTGCACCATGGGATCCAGAATCCCTCTGGATTCCCACAGTGGGTTCTGGCAGGAGAAACAGAAGACACTGTGGTGTGCTCTGCCTCTCCATTTCTTTGCTGTGTGTGTTTTGGGACGAGTCTTATATTCTTCCTGAGTGTTCCCTTTAGAAAACTGATCATTAGTCTGATCACAAGGTAAAGGGAGTAAGGGGCAGACGGAGATAGTTGAGCAGGAAAGGATCTCAGCCTTTCCCAGTTTGGAACAGGCTCCAACCACAGCAAATATGTAAACcagcaaaacaataaaattcagGCTTCCTTTTGCCACTTTTTTGCTACTTATTTATTAATTGATCGACTTAACaatgtcttgctatgtagccctagctgtcctgtgactctatgtagaccagactggccttaacgtcacactcagagatctgcctgcttctgcctctggagtgctaggactaaaggcacaTGTCACCACTCCTGGCCTCCCTAAGTCCTTCTCTGTGGACTTCTCTTCTTGACCTTTACTTCttgccccctccctctcccttcccttccctttgtctttatctctttattgtttccacttcttttctgcttctcctAGCACACTATAGACACTACCAGGAAACAACTAATCAAATATTTTGATCTTGAAAGTCAGGTCAGGCTTCTGGacatatatacccaaaggacgCTCTATCCTTCCACAAGGACATATGctgaactatgttcatagaagcttgattcataataaccagaaactggaaacaacctagatgtccctcaaccaaagaatggataaagaaaatgtggtaaatttacacattGGAGTACTACTGAGCTGTTAAAAAAGAATGGCCATGAAATTAgcaagcaaatagatggaactacaAAAggccatcctgagtgaggtagcctagacccagaaaggcaaacatgGTATGGACTTACTTATAAATGGATGTTAGCTGTAAggtaaaggataaccatgctacaatccacagaccaggGTGCTGAGTAACAAGGAAGGCTCAAGGGGGGAGGTGCATGGATCTCCCTGAGAGGGGGAAATAGAATATGTTTTGCCAGTGGactgggggtgtgggtggggatgggaacaaGAGGAATCTGGCAGGGGgtagagatggagggagagaacactGGGAGAGATGCCTGGAATTGGGGGATATTTCGGGGGTGATGTGGAGCCTAGTGTAATAGAAATTCCCTGAAATCTACGAGAGTGACCCtagcaaagactcctagtaatgggagCCTGACAATATCATCCTGAACTGACCATCTTTTATAACCAGGCAAAGCTTTACAGTAGTGGGActgggacatcaacccagccacaaaaccttggaCCTACAATCCGTCCTGCCTGCCAGGTGTGCTGgggtaatggtggcacagaacaaGTTGGTCCAATGACTGGTCTACCTTGAGGCCTATGCCATGAGAGGAAGTCCacacctgacactgcctggatggctaTAAACCAGAGGCTGGGCAGCCCAGAGATCCAGGACTGGAAAAAAGTCAGtgaaattattcctaatgatagTCTACTACACTCATAGATCCATGTCTAGCCCAAGTGTCATTAGAGAGGTGTCACCCAGAAACTCATTGGTGCAGATGCAGAGACACTCAGCCAAACACTAGGTGGACCCAGGAGAACTccacagaagagggggaggaaggatcaTGGGAGCCAGAGGGGTCGAGGACACCACAAGAATATGGTCCACataatcaactaagcagggctcatagggggtcatagagactgaagtgacagTCATGGACTCTGTGTGGGTCttagctaggtcctctgcatatacctcatggttgtgtagcttggtgttcttgtgggattcctaacagtgggagtagagggtgtctctgactcttttatcTGCTCTTGAGACCCTTTCCTTcctgctgggttgccttgtccaggcTTGATATGAGGTTTTGTACCTAGTCTTATATAACTTGTTATGCTGTAGAGGGAATCTTTTGTGCAATGTATCCTGTCAATAAAAGTGCTGCTGGCTTATTAGCTTAGGCAAGAAATAGGGAGGTGGAAGTTCTGGTACAGAGAGAATTGTGGGATAGAGAAAGGTTCAGGAGATTCGCCTCGGGACTCCAAGGAGGACAGTGCATGAAAGCTGAGCAGAGGTGACCAGCCACGTGGAAAAACTTAGATTAGAATAAACAGGatattaagttatgagctagtcagagaaCAGGCAAAGTTTTGGTCTAggcatttgtaaatatatttaagtcTCAGAGTCCTTATTCCAGGAGCTTGAGGCTGGAAAGAAAAACACAGCTTATAGAAAACACCATACAAAATTATGCCATGTTGGTTTTTGAAGGGAAATGGCAGAGGAGTGAATTTGGGCAAGTGAGGAGGTGAGGGAtgactgggaggagtagagggaggggaaactgtggtcaggtgtaatgtatgagagaaaactaaaaaataaataaaggagccaggcagtggtggtgcatgcctttaatcccagcccttgggaggcagaggcaggcagatttctgagtttgaggccagcctggtcgacagagtgagttctgggacagccagggctacacagagaaaccctgtcttgaaaaatcaaaaaaaaaaaaaaaaaaaaaaaaaacccaaaaaaccacccccaccaccaaaaaaaaaaaaaaaacaaaaaaacaaaaacaaaaaatgaaggcaTGTACTtctcaaaccaaaaaagaaagtcagATCAGAAGCTATGGGGGTCAAGTAAGACAAGGGCTGTAGACTAGAGCTCACAGGGCAAGCGTTAGAAACCCATggtagggctgcagagatggcccagtgcataagagcatttgtttctcttgcagaggaccagggtttgattcctagcacccacatggtggttcataaccatctataactccagttccaggcattTTGATGTCTCTTTTTGATCTCTAAGGACACCAAACACGGACacgatgcacatacatacatgtaggtaaaacattcatatacatttaaaaaaaaacaaaaaacaaaaaacaaaaaaaccccttggagctgaagagatggctcagcggttaagagccctgacttgAAGAGGaatcacccacatggcagttcacaactgcctgtaactctgcttccagaggctctgataccctca includes:
- the Jagn1 gene encoding protein jagunal homolog 1 isoform X1, whose amino-acid sequence is MASRAGPRAAGTDGSDFQHRERVAVHYQMSVTLKYEIKKLIYVHLVIWLLLVAKMSVGHLRLLSHDQVAMPYQWEYPYLLSIVPSVLGLLSFPRNNISYLVLSMISMGLFSIAPLIYGSMEMFPAAQQLYRHGKAYRFLFGFSAVSVMYLVLILAVQVHAWQLYYSKKLLDSWFTSTQEKKRK
- the Jagn1 gene encoding protein jagunal homolog 1 isoform X2 is translated as MSVGHLRLLSHDQVAMPYQWEYPYLLSIVPSVLGLLSFPRNNISYLVLSMISMGLFSIAPLIYGSMEMFPAAQQLYRHGKAYRFLFGFSAVSVMYLVLILAVQVHAWQLYYSKKLLDSWFTSTQEKKRK